GGCATCCGTTTGGTGACAGCAAACATTCCACTCATGATACAGTACATACTTCCGTCATGTGCGTCCCCTTCCCGAAAGATAACATCTCCCCTTAGATACACTTGGGTGGAGATGTTTTGCATAAATTCAAGTATGTTCATCGGACTTATCCTATAGGTATCTGACAGTACTATAAAATTCCAAAACAAAGGCAAGTGAATCACAAAATCTCACTAGACAGAATTCCCTAGTACAAAAACCTGCTTATACAACCACAATGCGGGCGTGGCGAAATTGGCAGACGCACCAGATTTAGGTTCTGGCGCCGTGAGGCGTGGGGGTTCAAGTCCCTCCGCCCGCAAAACACAACCTTCATTTTTTCACCAACATTCAAACGAATCATCAACCCCGGAGGGGCTTGAACAGTTCCCTGAGCTGTAATGGTTGCGACCCATAGCGAGCAATCATTTCAGACAAGCATGCCTGGATGGCATGCGCCGAAGGGAACCGTGCCTCGGAGCATAACAAACACAGGAAGTGTTAGCAGCGAAAGAGGCAAATCCCGAAGCAAAATCGCTTCTGAAGAATATTGGAATCATAAGCCAACTAACTAATTCTATGTTCCCACGAGCAGTTCCCATTGTTAAATTAAAATTTCCTTGCCTTCACTGGTTTGTTAGGTGGAAAATATACCAAATTTGTAGTGAATGAGTTAACTTTAAGAGGGTCTTTGGTTTATGCGTCTTTATGTCTTTACATTCGTTATGTGTTTTTTATGTCTTACCAACTGTGAGTTCAATACCGAAAAAGAAACTGGCTCATCGAGTAAAGCTTGTTCTGATGCTTGGAAATTATTCCAAGTTTGTAGAATCATCAATCCAAACGATCTAAGAGCCTGTGATACTCAATGGAATGGAATTGTATTTTCCTGCGGTATGATGTAATTTAAGAGATATACATTCAAAAGATGATCATTCGAAATATTGGTTTTTTTCTCTTTTGTTTTCTCTTTCCGCTTTGTTCTTCTCGTTATTATCTGACGATCGTTTCGCCAGGTGTAACGTCTGATTACCGACTCAAATCAATTGGCGGAATTCGGATGTTAGAAGCCTCTTATTATGGTACTTGGCATTATACACAAACTGCTTTTTATCTGGAACCAGAAAATTTGGATGCTCTTCTATTTGACCCAAACAATCACATACTCAATTATAAGGAATTGTTTGATTCTGTTTCCAAAGATAAGTCTTCTGTTTGGATCCTTTTTGAATATTGTTACGACCAAACAAAACCAATCCAAATCGATGAGGATAAGGAACAGTATCAATTTGAATGGAATGGAAACGAACCAAAATCAAAAATCTCATATTTATATCCTTACTCTTATTATAAAAAGGGAAATCGGATTCGGCAAAAATTACCATTCTACCAATCAGAACGGTATCCAAAGAACGAATGGAAACAAACGACAGGTTATGACCAGTATTTTTGTGTTCGTAATTTACTCGAGTTTGATGGTTCTTTACAAAAGAAAGGTACAAACGAGCTAAAGGTGGTAACACCTAGAGAACAAATACTTTATTACGAATACCAATTTGATCATAAGTTTATTTTTTATGCTGAAGAGGAGATCAATTGAAACATTCAGATGGGAAACTTTCGTATGGAATTCTATTCTTTCTAATTATATTTGGAGTATTAGGTTGTGACGGATTGATTCGGGGAGAAGAAAAAATATTACTACGGGAAAAGTCTGGGCTTTTGAGAGAGTATCAAGGCGAGTGTTTGGTATACCTCTATTCTAATTATGATTCTGTGAATCGGATTTTAATTCAGAAAACCGGTAGTCAGGTTAAAAACGGAAATTTAATCTATTTATTTACAGTTTCTCCCAAAAGAATTTCCTACCAAATGGAAATCAAATGTGAAGGCGGAATTTATAGCCAAAAAATTTTGAGTTTCCCGGAAGATTCGAATCTCGATTTTCATAAAAATTTATTCATCCACGAATCAAAATAATGAGTCATATGGAATACAAAACCTATCTACCTCACAAAGATTTACGATCGTTTGTAAAATGTTATTGGTCTTTAAAAGTACCAAAATCAAATCAACCACAAAAACAAAAAATTGTTCCCGATGGTTGTATTGAATTAGCATTTTTGTTTGGCGATGGGATCAAACGATACACGAATCAATCTGATTTTGTAATCCAACCGAAGGCAATGGTCATAGGCCAAATTACAAAACCTTTTGAAATTGAACCAATGGGTTTTGTCGACAGTTTTGCTGTACGATTTTATCCCTATGGATTTTCGATGATCCATTCAGTTCCTATGGAACAATTGGTAAATACCGAAACTGATATTTCCATTCTTTTTGGAAAAGAAATTGCTCAGAAATTATCTTTAGATCTTACAAATGCCAATTATACAAAAGATAGAATCAAAATTATGGAATCTTTTTTGTTTGCACGGTTAACAAATAAAACAAATCAAAAGAGGGTGGTAAAAAAAACTTGGGAGACTTTACAAAAAGAAAAAGGATCTCAATCGGTTTTGTCAATTTGGAATCATGATCCTAAAAAAATCCGTGAAATGGAACGTAAGTTTTTGAAACATATTGGTATTTCGCCAAAACAATTAGGAAAAATGATTCGTATGCAAACTGCAATTGAATTAATGTTATGTGAGGAAGAAAAATCTCTCACTCAAATTGCATATGAATCTGATTATTATGACCAGTCCCATTTTATCAAAGATTTTCAGAAGTTCACAGGAGAAAGTCCGAAACAGTTTTTGCAAAATGAAAACTTTCAGTTATCCAAACTTTTTTACCAAAAAAATTGAATTGTCGATTTTTTACAATTCAATCCAAACTAAATGTATATAATTGTGGTATCAAATTAAAAGGTTACTTTATAAAAGGTATCAGAATGAAGAAAATATTTGTTTTGGTTTTTGTGGTTATGTTGGTTATGAATTGTAAAGATTCGAATGAAATGGGTTCAAATACAAACATTCAAAGTGGGAAAGAGGGGGGAAAAGAAATGAATCCTATTATATCAATCGTGGAAATCCCTGTTACAAATGTGAAAAGAGCAATCGCATTTTATGAAAAGATTTTTTCGATTCAAATTGAACAAATGGAGATGGGTGATACGGAATTAGGTGTTTTTCCATCTACTCAAACAGGTCCAAGTATAGTTCTGACAAAAGGAAAGGAATACAAACCAAAGTCTGATGGTGTCTTGGTTTATTTAAATGCTGGTAATGATTTAACAACTGTTCTTAGTTTGATTGAACCTAATGGTGGTAAAGTTCTGTTAGAAAAAACGGAAATTAGTCCAGAAATGGGGAATTATGCTTTGTTTTTAGACACCGAAGGGAATCGAATCGGTCTTCATTACTCCAAATAAACCAAATAGAAAGAATCAATTGGATGCCAAATAACTTGTCTCAAACTTCTAATTTTATCTCAATTGAATCAAAAATATCTTTCTTTTCGGCCAATCTTTTTTAAGTTATGTGAAGGTTGGTTAATTGTATGTTATCTAAAAAGGTAATCGTTTTATTTCTATTTTTATGTTTGGGGATGGTATTCCATCTACATTCTGCAAAACTGTTTTCGATACCGGCGGCGACAAATCCTACAAACCAAGAGTGTCGTCTGAAATCTGGTTATTACTTGGAAATAATTCCCCTAGAGAATGGAGAGTTAAATATCCATGTCGAAATCACAAATGAATTTGCAACCTTCCACCGCATCATCGATAAATTCTATGTGAAAAATAAAATCAACTGGTTAAAAGATTGTGAATTTGAACTCGTCACATTAGAAATTACCGATCCTATTTTATTGGATACAGACTTTATTGGAAACAAAACCTACTACAAGGTAAAACAAATCAATGAAAACAAATACCAATATGTGGAAGTGAATAAACAAAATGTTTTGTCTTTGGATTACCAAGGTATTTATTTCCCACATGCAGTCGTGGAGTGATATGGAAGAGTTGGGAGAAAAATATTATCCTTGGGACGTGTTTTTAACTCCCAAGATTCATTGTTTGTTTTTGGTTTGAGTCTATCCTAACTAACTAAATCCAACCTATATACAATCTAGTTTTCTTTACCAACGCCAACATATACTCTTCTGCCTTGTTTCTCAACTGTGCTATTGTATTTCCAAAAGCAGTTCCAGCAGGAGGGATCAGTGTTTGGCTTGTCACTCCACCAGAATTTAGGTTTTGGTTCGTTGGAACTCCACCTCGGATGCTATGAAATGTAAACACTTGATTGGTGGTTGTTGGTTCAGAGATCACTATATCTTGTAGGCCATCTGCATTGGTATCTTGGAATTTAATCCCTTGGGAAAAATTTCGATTTGCGAATGAACCTGAAAAGAGACTAGCCGATGATCCTCCGGCGCTTAAATCCATATTGCGAAAGCCTGTTTTTGGATCGTTTAATATTAAGTACACGTCGCCGATCCCAGAACTTGCACCAGTAGATCCAACCAAAAGATCAGGTGAACCATCTCCATTTGAATCACCTGATGCAAGATTACCTCCAAACAAACAAATACTACTATTACAACTAAGAGTAGGAGGTCCAATGAATGTTGAAACTGGCGGATTTTGATAGGGACTCGTGGAATCACAATTGGAATGGTATACAAAAACAATCCCTTGGTTTGAATTGAAAGTGGGTCCACCAACTGCAAGATCGATACAACGATCCGAATTGAAATAATCCAATACAAAATTTGCCCCAAATTGGCAACCAGTTCCCGTCGCACAACCAGGGGAAGGTTCAACTGGAGCAACTAAAAATTGCTGGGGAGATGATGGCAATAATCCTTGATTGGAAATAAAAATGTATATCCTTCCTAAACTAGAGGAATAGGTAGCTGCACTGACAACGAGGTCTAAAAAACCATCTCCGTTCACATCTCCTGCTAATGCATACGATCCGAAATTATCGTTTACGTTTGGTTTATAAGATAAGTCAGCAGTATTGGTATCCTGTGTACTGATTGCTGGAGATCCATGGCTATAAAATATAAATACCTCATCATTCCAAGGGGATGCAAAAATTCCATCATCATACCCGTCGTTGTTGATATCAGCTCCTATGATATTCGTTCCAAATCTCCCTGTTCCAGACAATCCACTAAGAACTGCGTCCGCTGATCCACCCGAATTTAGATTTTGAGATGGAATACCTGTTTGACCACGGCTTAGGAAAAGATAGGCTTTGCCAAGATAATTGGTAGCAGGAGTGTAAGCTTGAGCTCCAACAAACACATCAGCAAACCCATCTCCATTGAAATCTCCAGATGCAATCCGAGAACCAAAATAGGTTTGTGTGATCCCATCCGTTAAACTTGTGATAGGTGTTGCATTCAATTGTTTTGTATCAATGTTTGTTGTATATACGTATCCATATCCTATATTTGCCGCGGCATTATTCGCCGACACAATCAAATCAGGATAACCATCCCCGTTGGTGTCTTTATTTGTACCTTTACGAACAAGGATCGTATTGGATTTTTCGAATGGGATTTGCACATAAATAGTGTGCAAACTTCCATAGGTCCAAAAACTGTTCGTTATCGCTTTTGCTGGTAAAGCAGCACGCCAACTTCCATTGACAACAGGGACTTTTGTCGTTGGGGCATCATCATACCCCACATTCACAAAACTGACATCATATGGAGCAGTTCCCACAACAAAGCCAGTCTCTACGATGGAGTCATTTGTCAGATTGGAAATAGTAGCTCTAGATTCTGGTAATAAAAATAAATAAATTCCAGGTGAATATCGTTTGAGTAAATCTTTATCTGGGCAAAGGAAATTGTCCAACTTCATCAGACATTCGAGAGGAGGGTGGGTTAAAGGATTTGTCCAACAATTGGATAAAAATAGAAAAAGTCCAATGGCAACAATACTACGCTTAAATATGATAAAAAAAACACGATTTGCCATTTTTTATTTACAACTAACAATGAGTTGATGTTTTGATTTTGAATGAGGGATGGCAATCAATAATTGGAATTGGACCTCAGAGAATTCGAGTTTTTTAGTAAAAAATATCTTTCCTTTTCCTTTTACTTCAGCAACCATACTCCGCATGAGTTTTTTTGAAAGTTTAAAAGCCGTCGCAGCTCAGGCAGTAGAGCTAGTCCAAAACAATCCCCAAGTTGTCTCTGGGATCCAGAAGATCATCGAAGAGAACGGTGGGGTATCGGGAATTGTACAAAAATTCAAGGAAAAAGGTTTTGCAGACGCTGCCGCTTCTTGGGTTGGAACGGGTGAAAATGTTAGCATCGGTGCCGATGACGTTTTAAAAGTCTTAGGAAATGACTCCGTAAAGGAACTTGCTAAAAAAGTGGGCCTTGATACTGACGCTACCGCAGGACTTGTAGGAAATTTATTGCCAATTGTCATTGATAAATTATCCCCTGATGGGAATGAACCGTCTGGAGACATCACATCTCAACTTTCCAGTTTGGCATCCTTATTCACCAAATAGAACAATACAATTGTTTTAGAGATTTTCTTTGATTTCTGAGAAACTGCGGTCAGGGTTCATTGTATAAGCCCCTTTAAAAGGATGCGGAGGATTTCCTCCCCATTCCAAAGGGGATAGTAGGGAAAAATAATCTCCCTCATCTTTCGAATACAGATAAATCACCTGACCTGGTTTTTTTTCAAATTGGCATTTTGCCTTATGAAGTTCGATATCCTTTTCTGCTTGTTTGAGTATGAGTTCTGCTTCTTCTTTTAGAGCACGAATTTGTTTGGCAATGACTTCCAACTTTCCATGAACATGGAGTTTGACAGATTCTTCCGCCAGTTCAATTTCTTTTGCACGATCCACCAAACTAATTGCGGGTGCTAATCGACTTGTTCCATAGGTGAGGCTGTGGTGGGGGATCGTGGATTCTTCCATATTATCCTTTAGACAAATCCAATGATCTTTCCATAGAATTTATTTTTGAAAGAGGACTTTTGTTTCGGGGAGGTAAACATTAAAAAAAAAGAAAAGGCTCTCCCATGAGTTACGGGAAAGCCAAGTTGCCAAGGATAGACGATTTGTGTTTTTATGATAATGGTTGGTATTGGATGACCATTGCCTTTGCCTTAATTTCTTTTGGCATATTTGTTTTAGATAACGTTTTTAACAATGAATCCTTATCCTTGGATTTACCAAGTTGTACCACAAAAAATCCATTTTTCACAACAATGAAGGATTTTGATTTGAGTTTTCCTTGGTTATCTGCTTGGAGTTGGGACAAAAATGTTTCTGCTGATTTACGGTTTGTAAACGCAGCTAGTTGAATGGTCAAATACTTTCCATCGTTACTCTTTACCGATTTTGGTAGGTTGGAAGATACATGATTCGGTTTTTCTTTTCCTTTTGAAATATGTGAAATGTTTTTTAACTTCTCTTCTTTTGCCACATAAACATTTCTTTGTTCTTTTGATTTTGTCAAATCAACAACTTGTTGTTTCTTTTCTTCCTCTTCATCCTTAGCTGTTGAAGTTTCCATGTAGTAAGGATGGTTCCCAATATCAGCCATTGGAATTTCTTGTGAAGAAACGGATTCTTTTTGTTTTGTGCCTTGGACCAAAGAGGAGGCAACTTGCATTCCTTGCGGATTCAAATTTGTAGTCTCTTCTCCTTTTTTGGCCAATGAATCTGGCGATGGAAGATTTGTATCCGTTGTCTCTGGGTTTGCAGTTGTTAGAGACGGTTTCATGGAAGTTTGTGATTCGTCTGTTTTCCCTTTCCCTACTGAGACTCCCAAAAAGAAAATCGAAAAGAATAAAGCAAATAAAAAGAGTGATAATACTCCAATCCTTTGTTTGTCTAAATTGATAACGTAAAATACTCTCTCTTTCATTTTTGAATCCTTTTTTGAATTTCTTTATAGATAATTACGATTTGTTCTTTTAAGCCTTCTCTATCAGTATCGTTCGTTACGACAAAATCAGAGAGAGACTTTTTTTCCTCAATGTCCATCTGTGATGCATTTCTTCTTTCGAAATCAGATTTTTCCATCCCACCTCTTTGTTTCACTCGTTCCCAGTTTTGTTCTTTGGGAAGGTAAACTGTCACAGTGAAATCACAAATGGTGTGAGCATCAGTCTCAAAGAGGAGTGGGACTTCCCAAACGACGATACTTCCTTCTTTTTGAGATTGGAAAAATTCGAGGAAAGTTTTTCTGACTAATGGATGGAGGAGTGCATTGAGTGACTTTAACTTTGATTCGTTGCTAAAAGCGAGTTCTGCAATTTTTGTTCGATTGATCGTACCATCTTCCATTTCAATAGAAGGTCCGAAAATAGAGATTAAGTCTGATTTTACAGGGCTATTTGGTTCTGTGAACGTTCGGGCAATCGCATCTGAACTGATCGTCACTGCACCTAATTCTC
This sequence is a window from Leptospira ellinghausenii. Protein-coding genes within it:
- a CDS encoding helix-turn-helix domain-containing protein: MEYKTYLPHKDLRSFVKCYWSLKVPKSNQPQKQKIVPDGCIELAFLFGDGIKRYTNQSDFVIQPKAMVIGQITKPFEIEPMGFVDSFAVRFYPYGFSMIHSVPMEQLVNTETDISILFGKEIAQKLSLDLTNANYTKDRIKIMESFLFARLTNKTNQKRVVKKTWETLQKEKGSQSVLSIWNHDPKKIREMERKFLKHIGISPKQLGKMIRMQTAIELMLCEEEKSLTQIAYESDYYDQSHFIKDFQKFTGESPKQFLQNENFQLSKLFYQKN
- a CDS encoding VOC family protein produces the protein MKKIFVLVFVVMLVMNCKDSNEMGSNTNIQSGKEGGKEMNPIISIVEIPVTNVKRAIAFYEKIFSIQIEQMEMGDTELGVFPSTQTGPSIVLTKGKEYKPKSDGVLVYLNAGNDLTTVLSLIEPNGGKVLLEKTEISPEMGNYALFLDTEGNRIGLHYSK
- a CDS encoding VCBS repeat-containing protein — protein: MANRVFFIIFKRSIVAIGLFLFLSNCWTNPLTHPPLECLMKLDNFLCPDKDLLKRYSPGIYLFLLPESRATISNLTNDSIVETGFVVGTAPYDVSFVNVGYDDAPTTKVPVVNGSWRAALPAKAITNSFWTYGSLHTIYVQIPFEKSNTILVRKGTNKDTNGDGYPDLIVSANNAAANIGYGYVYTTNIDTKQLNATPITSLTDGITQTYFGSRIASGDFNGDGFADVFVGAQAYTPATNYLGKAYLFLSRGQTGIPSQNLNSGGSADAVLSGLSGTGRFGTNIIGADINNDGYDDGIFASPWNDEVFIFYSHGSPAISTQDTNTADLSYKPNVNDNFGSYALAGDVNGDGFLDLVVSAATYSSSLGRIYIFISNQGLLPSSPQQFLVAPVEPSPGCATGTGCQFGANFVLDYFNSDRCIDLAVGGPTFNSNQGIVFVYHSNCDSTSPYQNPPVSTFIGPPTLSCNSSICLFGGNLASGDSNGDGSPDLLVGSTGASSGIGDVYLILNDPKTGFRNMDLSAGGSSASLFSGSFANRNFSQGIKFQDTNADGLQDIVISEPTTTNQVFTFHSIRGGVPTNQNLNSGGVTSQTLIPPAGTAFGNTIAQLRNKAEEYMLALVKKTRLYIGWI
- a CDS encoding YidB family protein, producing the protein MSFFESLKAVAAQAVELVQNNPQVVSGIQKIIEENGGVSGIVQKFKEKGFADAAASWVGTGENVSIGADDVLKVLGNDSVKELAKKVGLDTDATAGLVGNLLPIVIDKLSPDGNEPSGDITSQLSSLASLFTK
- a CDS encoding DUF2452 domain-containing protein, whose translation is MEESTIPHHSLTYGTSRLAPAISLVDRAKEIELAEESVKLHVHGKLEVIAKQIRALKEEAELILKQAEKDIELHKAKCQFEKKPGQVIYLYSKDEGDYFSLLSPLEWGGNPPHPFKGAYTMNPDRSFSEIKENL
- a CDS encoding SPOR domain-containing protein, whose translation is MKERVFYVINLDKQRIGVLSLFLFALFFSIFFLGVSVGKGKTDESQTSMKPSLTTANPETTDTNLPSPDSLAKKGEETTNLNPQGMQVASSLVQGTKQKESVSSQEIPMADIGNHPYYMETSTAKDEEEEKKQQVVDLTKSKEQRNVYVAKEEKLKNISHISKGKEKPNHVSSNLPKSVKSNDGKYLTIQLAAFTNRKSAETFLSQLQADNQGKLKSKSFIVVKNGFFVVQLGKSKDKDSLLKTLSKTNMPKEIKAKAMVIQYQPLS
- the coaE gene encoding dephospho-CoA kinase (Dephospho-CoA kinase (CoaE) performs the final step in coenzyme A biosynthesis.), producing the protein MALASNKTLIGITGSIGSGKSTALSIFGELGAVTISSDAIARTFTEPNSPVKSDLISIFGPSIEMEDGTINRTKIAELAFSNESKLKSLNALLHPLVRKTFLEFFQSQKEGSIVVWEVPLLFETDAHTICDFTVTVYLPKEQNWERVKQRGGMEKSDFERRNASQMDIEEKKSLSDFVVTNDTDREGLKEQIVIIYKEIQKRIQK